A region of the Flavobacteriales bacterium genome:
GCGTTTCAGAGAATATATCATATTAACCAAATTCCGGTTATCTTTTTTGGTTGTTATTTCTGCCATTACAGGTTACCTGATGGCCGATAAGTTTATTCTGAACGATTTTTTACTCATGATTGTGGGTGGCTTCATGGTAACGGGTTCTTCTAATGCTTTTAATCAGGTTTTAGAACGTGAGTTTGATAAACTAATGACAAGAACCCAAAATCGTCCGCTGGTAAAAGGCACCTTGTCGGTTACGGAAGCCATGATTGTTGCAATTCTATTGGGTGTAGTAGGTTTGTTTTGTCTTTATCAGATTAATCGCCTCTCAGTGATTCTCGGTTTTTTTGCACTATTCAGTTACGTTGCCATTTATACCCCAATGAAACGTGTTTCTCCATGGGCAGTTTTTGTTGGCGCATTTCCCGGTGCTATTCCCCCAATGTTAGGATATGTGGCAGCGGAAGGGAGTTTCGGGTTATTACCCGGATTATTATTTTTCGTGCAATTTATGTGGCAGTTTCCTCATTTCTGGGCTATCGCCTGGGTGTTGGATGATGATTATAAAAAAGCCGGTTATCATTTGCTTCCTTCCAGGTTTGGACGCAATCCTTTTTCTTCCTTACAAATCAT
Encoded here:
- the cyoE gene encoding heme o synthase; amino-acid sequence: MSIALRFREYIILTKFRLSFLVVISAITGYLMADKFILNDFLLMIVGGFMVTGSSNAFNQVLEREFDKLMTRTQNRPLVKGTLSVTEAMIVAILLGVVGLFCLYQINRLSVILGFFALFSYVAIYTPMKRVSPWAVFVGAFPGAIPPMLGYVAAEGSFGLLPGLLFFVQFMWQFPHFWAIAWVLDDDYKKAGYHLLPSRFGRNPFSSLQIIIFTLAMILASASPWVMNLTGHWALTTCMISGFIFYRFALKLHHTQEISDARKLMFASFFYLPIIQFIYVFDKL